The proteins below are encoded in one region of Levilactobacillus namurensis:
- a CDS encoding DMT family transporter encodes MQQREHLLKGHLVALLTIFLWGITYISTKILLTDFAPLEILLIRFVIGLVGLFLVYPRFFKFTSWKEEGALAAAGLLGICLYYLFENIALTFTYASNIGVIVSTSPLFIALIAAALGRQRLTKHFVLGFVASMAGISLISLNGSGVHINVAGDVLALLAALIWALYSYVVSYLNTLGHNPVQVTRRTFIYGIIFILPVFFATHGQVKLGLILQSQNLVNFLFLGLGASALCFLSWAYAVKKLGTVKTSIYIYLVPVVTVVTAWLILHEPITPLVILGILLTIGGLVVSARQ; translated from the coding sequence ATGCAACAACGTGAGCACTTATTGAAGGGGCACTTAGTCGCGCTTCTGACGATTTTTCTGTGGGGAATCACCTATATTTCCACCAAGATTCTGTTAACGGATTTTGCCCCGTTAGAGATTCTGTTGATTCGTTTCGTGATTGGACTAGTCGGATTGTTCCTGGTCTATCCGCGGTTCTTTAAATTTACGTCGTGGAAGGAGGAGGGCGCTCTAGCAGCAGCTGGTCTCCTGGGAATCTGCCTGTATTACTTGTTTGAAAATATCGCGTTGACCTTCACCTACGCGTCCAACATCGGGGTCATCGTCTCGACCTCGCCACTCTTTATCGCCCTGATTGCGGCGGCTTTGGGACGGCAACGACTGACGAAGCACTTTGTCTTGGGCTTCGTGGCGTCTATGGCGGGAATCTCGTTGATTTCGTTGAACGGCAGCGGGGTCCACATCAACGTCGCCGGGGACGTTTTGGCCCTATTGGCTGCGCTGATCTGGGCGCTGTATTCTTACGTGGTCAGCTACCTGAACACCCTGGGTCATAATCCGGTCCAGGTGACCCGGCGGACCTTCATCTACGGAATCATCTTCATCTTGCCGGTCTTCTTCGCGACCCACGGGCAGGTCAAGTTAGGTCTGATTCTGCAGTCGCAGAACCTGGTCAACTTCCTGTTCTTGGGACTGGGAGCCTCGGCACTGTGTTTCTTGAGTTGGGCCTACGCGGTCAAAAAGTTGGGGACGGTCAAGACCAGTATCTACATCTACCTGGTTCCCGTCGTCACGGTGGTCACGGCTTGGCTGATCTTGCATGAACCCATCACGCCACTGGTCATTTTGGGCATCCTGCTGACCATTGGGGGTCTGGTGGTCTCCGCACGACAATAA